One genomic segment of Helianthus annuus cultivar XRQ/B chromosome 14, HanXRQr2.0-SUNRISE, whole genome shotgun sequence includes these proteins:
- the LOC110904396 gene encoding uncharacterized protein LOC110904396 — protein sequence MERDKRKKSKIPSLFGGNGENMNRKTVQPRSQRDGFTEQKLFMYEAGQTSSKQVYGTPMKTLLAKEMLNETSAKKRSPSLIAKLMGLDGLPSPQPLHKQQKKASENSKSTPKRNEQSYNHQSDRKTTVEQQHFKDVYEDPEASHVGNQLYSPQFTAKRRSTKLELGYIQERCDEMLRESIAIKNKLERVDSNSDLMLSFLHKDQQDIPYGYLCNQITVLKPSNAVRHASSNGKVLKETMNYRVPVSHQRNESCHSNHNFRKSSRYQPERKDANAISPTRIVVLKPNVAKIYNDTESELYTGPPSEFRSSRHKSKEARDIARQITSQMKEGFESGHINLFDSGFLEYASASASESEMMAVSSRNSFHQSTRAVRHRRSHSNMSESAMIKEAKKRMSQRWKTHGYKDMGMVGKSSTLEEMLSVPNSETRHVKTGYAVGPVGPVGVSDEYGWRDDYLRNTSRSRSLSPSCRNRSHKTSNYHEANADEKIMVHNEPVNRGKSKGVKGKFSHREESRSMNLRSYSERCRSSQHCNACSHEFGKVSPTETCFENEDPVEQELLISDIQNATAKPTSVIDVCMLGDEDSFAVEEDSLNSQEPWTANSQGTVCTQLSGPEPESSEGSKEFDQNGQTSVLEVPPTEDVSSGSECFERVSSQLHELRKQLHLLKMESGSHYDSPNDEEIEQRSSSFTVSESENWESAYLTELLQNSGFHDHDPYTFITTFYSVDCPIDPCLFDHLEKKYSQDPAVSRSERRLFHDRVNEAMCVLSKIMLSTPLGQREIQIALIEIGFEDQLQKLLVKQEKEANGEYYDISMDNDPDWFQPVNAIDVVGKQIAEMLVSELVLEIASGW from the exons GGAATGGAGAAAATATGAACCGGAAAACTGTTCAACCTAGGTCGCAAAGGGATGGTTTTACGGAGCAAAAACTG TTCATGTATGAAGCTGGGCAAACGTCTTCTAAACAAGTTTACGGGACACCTATGAAGACACTATTAGCTAAAGAAATGTTGAATGAAACGTCAGCCAAAAAGCGATCACCAAGTCTTATAGCGAAGCTAATGGGTCTAGATGGACTACCATCTCCCCAACCTCTTCACAAACAACAAAAAAAGGCGTCTGAGAATTCCAAGAGTACGCCCAAAAGGAACGAACAGTCATATAATCATCAGTCAGATAGGAAGACCACAGTGGAACAACAACATTTCAAAGACGTTTATGAAGATCCAGAAGCATCACATGTCGGAAATCAACTTTATTCGCCACAATTCACTGCAAAACGAAGATCCACAAAGCTGGAATTAGGGTACATCCAGGAAAGATGTGACGAAATGCTTCGGGAGTCCATTGCAATTAAAAACAAACTTGAAAGAGTAGATTCGAACTCAGATTTGATGTTGAGTTTTCTGCATAAGGATCAACAAGACATCCCTTACGGTTATCTCTGCAACCAGATAACAGTTTTAAAGCCGTCAAATGCTGTCAGACATGCGTCGTCCAACGGCAAAGTATTGAAAGAAACAATGAACTATCGTGTTCCTGTTTCTCATCAAAGAAATGAATCATGTCACAGTAATCATAACTTCCGTAAATCATCTAGATATCAGCCAGAAAGGAAAGACGCAAACGCCATTTCTCCTACAAGAATCGTAGTCCTTAAGCCAAATGTTGCAAAGATCTACAATGATACAGAATCAGAATTATATACGGGCCCACCGAGCGAATTCAGGTCTTCCAGGCACAAGTCCAAAGAAGCTAGAGATATCGCAAGGCAAATTACTAGTCAAATGAAAGAAGGTTTCGAAAGCGGGCATATTAATTTATTTGATTCTGGTTTTCTAGAATATGCAAGTGCATCCGCTAGTGAATCGGAAATGATGGCCGTTTCTTCACGTAATTCATTTCACCAAAGTACGAGGGCGGTGAGGCACAGGCGTTCACACTCAAATATGTCTGAATCTGCAATGATTAAGGAGGCAAAGAAGAGAATGTCACAAAGGTGGAAAACTCATGGATATAAAGATATGGGAATGGTCGGTAAAAGCAGTACACTGGAAGAAATGCTTTCGGTTCCTAACAGTGAAACAAGGCATGTAAAAACTGGATATGCGGTGGGCCCGGTGGGCCCAGTTGGGGTCAGTGATGAATATGGTTGGAGAGATGACTATCTCAGAAATACATCAAGATCGAGATCTCTTTCTCCGTCTTGCCGTAACCGAAGTCATAAAACGAGTAACTATCATGAAGCAAATGCTGATGAGAAGATTATGGTACATAACGAGCCTGTTAACCGGGGTAAAAGTAAGGGGGTGAAGGGTAAATTTAGCCACCGAGAAGAATCACGGTCCATGAATTTGAGATCTTACAGTGAAAGATGTCGGTCTTCCCAACATTGCAATGCATGTAGTCATGAGTTTGGTAAAGTTTCACCAACCGAGACCTGCTTTGAGAACGAGGATCCTGTTGAGCAAGAGTTACTGATTTCTGATATTCAAAATGCTACCGCGAAGCCAACTTCTGTTATTGATGTTTGCATGCTTGGAGATGAAGATTCATTTGCTGTTGAAGAAGATAGCTTGAACTCACAG GAACCATGGACTGCAAACTCACAGGGTACTGTTTGCACTCAGTTGTCTGGACCTGAGCCAGAATCTTCTGAAGGGTCTAAAGAGTTTGACCAAAATGGTCAAACTTCAGTATTGGAAGTTCCTCCTACAGAAGATGTATCATCTGGTTCCGAGTGCTTTGAGAGAGTCAGTTCTCAACTACATG AGCTCAGGAAGCAACTTCATCTGCTGAAAATGGAGTCAGGATCACATTATGATAGCCCAAACGATGAAGAAATCGAACAAAGATCATCATCGTTTACGGTTTCTGAGTCAGAAAACTGGGAATCCGCATACTTAACAGAACTGCTACAAAACTCTGGTTTCCACGACCACGACCCGTATACATTCATAACCACATTTTACTCCGTAGACTGTCCTATAGATCCATGTTTATTTGATCATCTTGAAAAGAAATACTCCCAAGATCCAGCTGTTTCAAGATCCGAAAGGCGTCTGTTTCATGATCGTGTAAACGAAGCAATGTGTGTTCTTTCCAAGATCATGCTATCAACCCCGTTAGGTCAAAGAGAGATTCAGATTGCACTGATTGAAATTGGGTTTGAAGATCAGCTGCAGAAGTTGCTTGTGAAGCAAGAAAAGGAAGCAAATGGGGAATATTATGATATATCTATGGATAACGATCCGGACTGGTTTCAACCGGTGAATGCAATTGATGTTGTGGGTAAGCAAATTGCCGAGATGTTGGTAAGTGAGTTAGTACTGGAAATTGCAAGTGGATGGTAG
- the LOC110904398 gene encoding protein SODIUM POTASSIUM ROOT DEFECTIVE 2 — protein sequence MSIFCASHAAITTMDSDIHHHPSSSSSSSSSSSSSKGGRAIDRHNPIIQDQKRLTTTTINPPPLPPNNKKKSKNTKTNNDQKRKTTAFADENNEEQLVTINNHQVVRRQGGVLLGWGCTRPGDFISPANSSRFLLSDKALSDQFDPLLKQVPLPAPPPPPPLPEKTHKSDDEKLFKKGDANLPSSPVKTPPRTSSSLSSRSSDQQVVVLKVSLHCRGCERKMRKHISKMEGVTSFNIDFMAKKVTVVGDVTPLGVLTSVSKVKNAKLLTPTTISTPTPPVDSNFSEIKKQLGFVA from the exons ATGAGTATATTTTGTGCTTCACATGCTGCCATCACCACCATGGATTCCGACATCCACCACCacccctcctcctcctcctcctcctcctcatcctcatcctcctcCAAAGGCGGCCGAGCAATCGACCGCCACAACCCCATCATCCAAGACCAAAAAAGactcaccaccacaaccatcaaCCCCCCTCCTCTTCCTCCTAACAACAAAAAGAAATCTAAAAACACAAAAACCAACAACGACCAAAAGAGAAAAACTACTGCTTTTGCTGATGAAAACAACGAGGAACAGTTAGTTACCATTAATAATCATCAAGTTGTTAGGAGACAAGGAGGAGTGTTGTTAGGATGGGGTTGCACAAGGCCTGGTGATTTCATTAGTCCTGCTAATTCTTCCAGGTTTTTGTTGTCGGATAAAGCGTTGTCTGATCAGTTTGATCCTCTCTTGAAACAAGTTCCGCTGCCggcaccaccgccaccaccgccgctGCCGGAGAAAACACATAAATCCGATGATGAGAAGTTGTTCAAGAAGGGTGACGCTAATTTACCTTCTTCTCCGGTCAAAACACCACCACGGACGTCGTCGTCTTTGTCCTCACGTTCCTCCGATCAAcag GTGGTTGTGTTAAAAGTGTCATTGCACTGTAGAGGCTGTGAAAGAAAAATGAGGAAACATATATCTAAAATGGAAG GGGTAACATCCTTCAACATAGATTTCATGGCGAAAAAGGTGACGGTGGTTGGAGATGTAACACCGCTAGGCGTTCTCACGAGCGTTTCAAAGGTCAAGAACGCCAAATTGTTGACGCCCACGACAATCTCCACACCAACACCACCGGTGGACTCGAATTTCTCTGAAATCAAGAAACAATTAGGATTCGTTGCGTAA